The proteins below are encoded in one region of Reichenbachiella sp. 5M10:
- a CDS encoding ion transporter, which produces MKKDVTHLKKWQQKIHEVIFGYETTMGKLFDVILLVIILASIVEVMLESIHEIDAKYDHELKIVEWIFTLLFSLEYIARIVSSPQPIKYIFSFMGIIDLLSLIPTYLGIFIDGTRALSVIRAIRLIRVFRVLKLTHFMGGAEQLGSALYNSRHKIIVFLGTVLCIVVIIGTMMYMIEGGQNGFTSIPKSIYWSIVTITTVGYGDIAPVTLMGQTLASALMIIGYAILAVPTGIVTNEMIRGEKKRNALTCIHCGTNNLPTQSNYCLNCGNHLSRNNIQS; this is translated from the coding sequence ATGAAAAAAGACGTCACACATCTCAAAAAATGGCAACAAAAAATCCATGAAGTCATCTTTGGATACGAGACGACCATGGGCAAACTTTTTGATGTGATCCTGCTGGTCATCATCCTCGCCAGTATCGTCGAAGTGATGCTAGAGAGCATCCACGAGATCGATGCAAAGTACGATCATGAGCTCAAGATTGTCGAATGGATTTTCACCCTTCTCTTTTCGTTAGAGTACATCGCGAGGATTGTCTCCTCACCCCAACCCATCAAGTACATCTTTAGTTTCATGGGTATCATCGACTTGCTCTCCTTGATTCCCACCTACCTCGGTATTTTCATCGACGGGACACGTGCACTTTCTGTGATTCGTGCAATTCGACTGATTCGAGTCTTTCGGGTATTGAAATTGACGCACTTTATGGGAGGAGCAGAGCAGCTCGGTTCCGCACTCTACAACAGCCGACACAAAATCATTGTTTTCCTCGGCACTGTGCTCTGTATCGTAGTGATCATCGGCACCATGATGTATATGATCGAAGGGGGACAAAACGGCTTCACGAGTATCCCCAAAAGTATCTACTGGTCGATCGTCACCATCACCACGGTAGGCTATGGCGACATAGCCCCTGTGACTCTCATGGGACAAACCCTGGCTTCCGCACTGATGATCATCGGCTATGCCATCCTAGCTGTACCGACAGGCATCGTCACCAATGAAATGATCCGTGGGGAGAAAAAAAGAAATGCTCTCACTTGCATACATTGTGGCACCAACAACCTGCCAACTCAATCCAACTACTGCCTCAACTGTGGCAATCATTTGTCTAGAAATAATATCCAAAGTTGA
- a CDS encoding cache domain-containing protein: MSNVIFQRSTYILVAVFSLILVSWLVADLYLYTQSREEASVKIGFESNEHITLALDSVLQDVIKVTHELGEVLETYDLTRDQLIGVIEAESQQFDFILGITVAYQPYMFDDSLELFAPYYDKRQRSLIDIADVYNYTDSTLNTALWYTKVVESQKPAWSEPYFAQGAQQIVSDYGVPIYATVDGERVVKGTVTLTIALESLKDALNSISIGTTGYSFLASKQGTIIAHPTPKFILNVSLQDIGEAFDIKETSDRILGEKEGYMEYKSIYTNTDSYLFFQTIPSTQWKCMVVFATNDLLGSPVKMGNKIVNIALATTLLILGWVAVLIRISTTTNRKLWIMSSLTAVLILANIGVIWWLNIKKGYAAEQNHSVKIMNQTELFRYVLDENTRLLQLGYDPYMTINTGVFIEEMAIRDSYSLSVKGRVWQKWPMGLDEEFVPDFQFVQESPIWGTKKTLISKIANEEMGENYYLWQFSTTIKLALKYNKYPFDSRDVNIELAYPDFQSNIWLIPDLEGYKVLNPSAYPGINKEIYFPKAELQSTFFSFERLNYQTVFGNTMYNGDEEYPVMEFNVQLKRRFLNAFVINIIPIFVVASMIFLIFYSNSKRKDSNTGVSMMGVVQSCAGFFFVLLVAHIDLRRRLSTPEISYMETFYFTMYIMIGLLAVNVVAFAQTKDNRILQYEDNLIVKLAYWPLLLGSWLIISLATFYN, from the coding sequence ATGTCTAACGTTATCTTTCAAAGAAGTACTTACATCCTCGTAGCGGTATTTTCTCTCATTCTTGTTTCTTGGTTGGTTGCAGACCTCTACTTGTATACGCAAAGTAGAGAGGAGGCCAGTGTGAAAATTGGATTTGAATCCAATGAGCACATTACGTTGGCATTGGACTCAGTGTTGCAAGACGTCATCAAAGTCACACATGAATTAGGGGAAGTATTGGAGACCTATGACCTGACTAGGGATCAGCTGATTGGGGTGATCGAAGCAGAAAGTCAGCAGTTTGACTTCATCCTCGGGATCACCGTGGCATATCAACCGTATATGTTTGACGATTCGTTGGAGCTATTTGCTCCGTACTATGACAAGCGTCAACGTTCGTTGATAGACATTGCGGATGTCTACAACTATACAGACTCTACATTGAATACGGCACTATGGTATACGAAAGTCGTCGAATCTCAAAAGCCCGCTTGGTCAGAACCCTATTTTGCGCAAGGAGCACAGCAGATCGTATCAGACTATGGTGTACCCATCTATGCGACTGTCGACGGGGAGAGGGTGGTGAAAGGGACGGTGACGTTGACTATCGCACTTGAAAGCCTAAAGGATGCGCTCAATTCTATCTCGATAGGTACGACAGGGTACTCGTTTTTGGCTTCCAAACAAGGAACCATCATCGCACACCCTACACCGAAATTCATTCTCAATGTCAGTCTGCAAGATATCGGCGAAGCGTTTGATATCAAAGAAACCTCAGACCGTATCCTTGGTGAGAAGGAGGGGTATATGGAATACAAGAGTATCTATACCAATACAGATTCTTATTTGTTTTTTCAGACGATTCCTTCGACCCAGTGGAAATGTATGGTGGTCTTTGCAACCAATGACCTGCTCGGCAGCCCTGTCAAGATGGGTAATAAAATTGTAAACATTGCCTTGGCGACCACCTTGCTCATCTTGGGATGGGTAGCGGTACTGATTCGAATCTCTACCACGACCAATAGAAAGCTATGGATCATGTCTTCTCTCACAGCCGTGCTGATCCTCGCCAACATAGGAGTTATCTGGTGGCTCAATATTAAGAAGGGCTATGCTGCAGAACAGAATCACTCGGTCAAAATTATGAATCAAACGGAGTTGTTTCGCTATGTACTAGACGAAAATACGCGCCTTTTGCAATTGGGCTATGATCCATACATGACGATCAATACGGGGGTGTTTATCGAGGAGATGGCTATTAGGGATTCTTATAGTTTGAGTGTCAAGGGGCGTGTATGGCAGAAGTGGCCTATGGGCTTAGATGAGGAGTTTGTTCCGGATTTTCAATTCGTTCAGGAGTCTCCGATTTGGGGAACAAAGAAGACTTTGATTTCGAAAATTGCCAATGAGGAAATGGGGGAAAATTATTACCTCTGGCAGTTTAGCACGACGATCAAGTTGGCCCTAAAGTACAACAAGTACCCCTTTGATTCGCGGGATGTTAATATTGAGCTGGCTTACCCGGATTTTCAATCCAACATTTGGCTGATTCCTGATTTGGAAGGATACAAGGTACTGAACCCGTCCGCCTACCCTGGGATCAACAAGGAGATATATTTCCCAAAGGCAGAGCTGCAATCCACGTTTTTCTCTTTTGAGAGGCTGAATTATCAGACCGTATTTGGCAACACCATGTACAACGGGGATGAGGAGTACCCTGTGATGGAGTTTAACGTGCAGCTCAAACGTAGATTCCTCAATGCTTTTGTGATCAACATCATCCCGATCTTTGTGGTAGCTTCGATGATCTTTTTGATTTTCTATAGTAACTCGAAGCGTAAGGATAGCAATACGGGCGTAAGCATGATGGGAGTGGTACAGAGTTGTGCGGGTTTTTTCTTCGTGCTACTCGTGGCGCATATTGATTTGAGGAGAAGATTGTCTACACCAGAAATCTCCTACATGGAGACCTTTTATTTCACGATGTACATCATGATTGGTTTGTTGGCAGTCAATGTCGTGGCATTTGCACAAACCAAGGACAACAGGATATTGCAATACGAAGACAACTTGATTGTCAAATTGGCTTACTGGCCTCTATTGTTGGGGTCGTGGTTGATCATTTCGTTGGCTACTTTTTACAACTAG
- a CDS encoding S41 family peptidase, whose translation MTRNKTFILLVILLSVVGLWSFSNDDRYFTMVKNIDIFSSLYGEVNTYYVDEINPNTLIKTSIDAMLEKLDPYTVYIPEDDIEDFRTNATGQYGGIGILSNKIKDRHLILNLYDDSPAQLTGLKIGDEIISINNRNIKGMSDDELGKLIKGQSGTHLTVGVLRNNTERLVYEVDRQRITIPNIAYKTMLDENIGYFKLTEFTRNASEDVEQAVRDLKTQGATGLVFDLRDNPGGLLNEAVEICNLFVPKGSDIVETRGKTQAQSLSYQAKKEALDLEIPIAVLINEGSASASEIVSGVMQDYDRGIIVGQKSFGKGLVQVTRPLSYNSQLKVTTAKYYIPSGRCIQALDYLHKSADGQAQEIPDSLKEAFFTTNNRVVYDGGGVDPDIKITPKKVSAYTTNLTTAGLIFDYATKYYYSHASLSSPTDFELSDSEYAAFSKWVNDQHFETTSNIEDAVELLSEAANEDKVYAQLSTEISAISTEIKKLKANGLTNFKAEIKRRLELEIIRRYYLNAGLLEATLHSDSDVVTAMETLHDPNKYKQLLNK comes from the coding sequence ATGACACGAAACAAGACATTCATACTCCTCGTCATCCTACTCTCGGTAGTAGGCCTATGGTCGTTTTCGAATGACGACAGGTATTTCACAATGGTCAAAAACATTGACATCTTCTCGTCACTCTATGGGGAGGTCAATACCTACTATGTCGATGAAATCAACCCCAATACCTTGATCAAAACCAGCATAGACGCCATGTTGGAAAAACTAGACCCTTATACCGTCTACATACCCGAAGACGACATTGAGGATTTTCGTACCAATGCTACTGGGCAATATGGTGGAATCGGAATACTTTCGAATAAAATCAAAGACCGACACCTTATTCTCAATCTCTACGATGACTCTCCCGCTCAACTCACAGGACTCAAGATTGGAGATGAAATCATCAGCATCAACAACCGAAACATCAAAGGAATGAGTGATGACGAACTAGGCAAACTCATCAAAGGACAATCGGGTACGCACTTGACAGTTGGGGTTCTGCGTAACAACACTGAGCGCCTAGTCTATGAAGTAGACCGCCAAAGAATCACCATACCCAACATCGCCTACAAGACAATGCTGGATGAAAACATCGGCTACTTCAAACTGACGGAGTTTACTCGCAATGCCTCCGAAGACGTAGAGCAAGCAGTCCGTGACCTCAAAACGCAAGGGGCTACAGGTCTGGTTTTTGACCTCAGAGACAACCCTGGCGGGCTACTCAACGAAGCAGTTGAAATTTGTAACCTGTTCGTACCCAAGGGGTCAGATATCGTCGAGACTCGTGGCAAAACGCAGGCGCAAAGTCTCTCCTATCAAGCAAAAAAAGAAGCATTGGATCTCGAAATCCCTATTGCCGTACTGATCAACGAGGGGAGTGCCTCCGCTTCAGAGATTGTGTCAGGAGTGATGCAGGATTATGATCGAGGCATCATCGTTGGACAAAAATCCTTCGGCAAAGGTCTCGTCCAAGTCACGCGCCCACTATCCTACAACTCCCAACTCAAAGTCACTACCGCCAAATACTACATCCCAAGTGGGCGGTGCATCCAAGCTCTGGACTACCTCCATAAATCTGCAGACGGGCAAGCACAAGAAATTCCAGATTCTCTGAAAGAGGCATTTTTTACAACCAACAACCGAGTGGTATACGATGGAGGAGGAGTGGACCCAGACATCAAGATTACACCCAAGAAAGTCTCGGCCTATACCACCAACCTCACAACGGCAGGCTTGATATTTGACTATGCTACCAAATACTACTATTCACATGCCAGCCTGTCCTCTCCCACTGATTTTGAGCTCAGTGATAGCGAATACGCAGCATTCTCCAAATGGGTCAATGATCAACACTTCGAAACAACCTCCAACATCGAGGATGCCGTGGAGCTACTCAGTGAAGCAGCAAACGAAGACAAGGTCTATGCTCAACTCAGTACGGAGATCTCAGCCATCAGTACGGAGATCAAAAAACTTAAGGCCAACGGTTTGACCAATTTCAAAGCAGAAATCAAACGTAGGCTGGAACTCGAGATCATCCGAAGATACTACCTCAATGCTGGCCTGCTCGAAGCAACCTTACATAGTGATTCGGATGTCGTGACAGCCATGGAAACCCTCCATGACCCCAACAAATACAAGCAATTATTGAATAAATAG
- a CDS encoding OmpA family protein: protein MKSSISILLLLMVTISLWAQCPEGQSDGENLVKNSDFCKGNQEFQSDYQYTREPGGESLLLGGSYATVTNPQYALGLYPACRDHSSNGGIMLVYNGSESPNDNAWSQTVTDISPNTTYTFSFWVAPLLRYSPAILEVYINDKAEGKKLELDSVLCEWRKYTVTWKSRNNTEVKLAIRNVNTECISAHFALDDVTFTACEATNLSHELSNAREGQIFQLNNIYFETAKYVLKPASYEELDMLLEFLWQHPKAEIEIAGHTDNVGSQTNNQILSENRAKAVAMYLEDKGIKKYRFTAKGYGEDAPIESNTTSEGRQKNRRVEFKILKL, encoded by the coding sequence ATGAAAAGCAGCATTTCTATTCTACTTCTCCTCATGGTAACGATCAGTCTATGGGCTCAATGTCCCGAAGGACAATCAGACGGAGAGAACCTAGTCAAAAACTCAGATTTTTGTAAAGGGAACCAAGAGTTCCAGTCAGACTATCAGTACACCCGAGAGCCAGGAGGAGAATCCCTACTCCTCGGCGGGAGCTATGCCACAGTCACCAACCCACAATATGCACTCGGTCTATATCCTGCATGCAGAGACCACAGCTCCAACGGCGGCATCATGCTCGTATACAACGGGTCAGAGTCCCCCAATGACAATGCATGGAGTCAAACCGTCACTGACATCAGCCCAAACACTACCTACACTTTTAGTTTTTGGGTGGCTCCCTTGCTACGCTACTCTCCTGCGATCTTGGAGGTATATATCAATGACAAGGCAGAGGGAAAAAAGTTAGAACTAGATAGTGTCCTCTGTGAGTGGAGAAAATACACAGTCACTTGGAAATCGAGAAACAATACGGAAGTCAAACTAGCCATCCGAAACGTCAACACCGAATGCATCTCTGCGCACTTTGCTCTTGATGATGTCACATTCACAGCTTGCGAAGCAACCAACCTGAGTCACGAACTCTCCAATGCCCGAGAAGGACAAATTTTCCAGCTCAACAACATCTATTTCGAAACGGCCAAATACGTACTCAAACCCGCTTCTTACGAAGAACTAGACATGCTTTTGGAATTTTTGTGGCAACACCCCAAAGCCGAAATCGAAATCGCTGGGCATACGGACAATGTTGGCTCGCAAACCAACAATCAAATTCTCTCTGAAAACAGGGCCAAAGCTGTCGCCATGTATCTGGAAGACAAAGGGATTAAAAAATACCGCTTCACCGCAAAAGGATACGGAGAAGATGCCCCGATAGAAAGCAATACAACATCCGAAGGGAGGCAAAAGAATAGGAGAGTAGAGTTTAAAATATTAAAACTTTAG
- a CDS encoding bile acid:sodium symporter family protein: MKESLDHVVLHFSKDSLLLLNICLAIIMFGVALELKFQSFKLLFKTPKPILIGLLAQLLLLPGLTYLLVVITQPSPSMALGMMLVAACPGGNVSNFYSSLSNANVALSVSLTAITSLVSFIVTPLSFTFWAGLYNPTANILEQVRLDLGEVIVTVIIILVIPLIAGMTFRKKYPLTTQKIYKPIKKLSIVLFGGFVIFALKANFEYFLDYIFNILFIVLAHNLIALATGYSSARLGRLSEKNCRSITIETGIQNSGLALVIIFEYFNGLGGMALIAAWWGVWHLISGAVISWIWSRKPVQDEGLSTS; encoded by the coding sequence ATGAAAGAATCTTTGGATCATGTAGTCCTACACTTCAGCAAAGACTCCTTGCTCTTGCTCAACATTTGCTTAGCCATCATCATGTTTGGCGTAGCGTTGGAATTGAAGTTTCAAAGCTTCAAACTACTCTTCAAAACACCTAAACCCATACTCATCGGGCTTTTGGCACAGCTCTTATTGTTGCCCGGACTGACCTATCTATTGGTAGTGATCACTCAACCCTCCCCCAGCATGGCACTCGGCATGATGCTCGTCGCTGCGTGTCCTGGAGGCAACGTCTCCAACTTCTACAGCTCCCTATCCAATGCCAACGTGGCCCTATCTGTCAGTTTGACAGCCATTACCTCTTTGGTCTCCTTCATCGTCACACCATTGAGCTTTACTTTTTGGGCTGGCCTCTACAACCCTACTGCAAATATCTTGGAGCAAGTACGACTTGATCTCGGAGAAGTCATCGTCACAGTCATCATCATTTTGGTGATTCCATTGATAGCTGGAATGACCTTTCGAAAGAAATACCCCCTCACCACCCAAAAAATCTACAAGCCAATCAAAAAACTCTCCATCGTACTGTTTGGTGGTTTCGTCATCTTTGCGCTCAAGGCCAACTTCGAATACTTCTTGGATTACATTTTCAACATTCTCTTCATCGTGCTTGCACACAATCTGATCGCATTAGCCACAGGCTACTCCTCAGCGAGACTCGGACGTCTCTCCGAGAAAAATTGCCGATCCATTACCATCGAGACGGGTATCCAAAACTCTGGACTCGCGCTAGTCATCATCTTCGAATACTTCAATGGACTAGGAGGTATGGCACTCATCGCTGCATGGTGGGGTGTATGGCATTTGATCTCTGGCGCGGTGATTTCATGGATATGGTCTCGCAAACCCGTTCAGGATGAGGGACTTTCGACAAGCTAA
- a CDS encoding transporter substrate-binding domain-containing protein, which translates to MKQIKLILSALLVILVMASNAQAQATLKQIIKKGELRVGITGNQPPFSMKSKSGNYIGYEIDLATMLAQSLNVELKLVLMDFNDLIPALEDGEVDLVMSGMTITPERNMRVAFVGPYMVSGKSILTKSKLLSKSESTEDINMNPKMRIAVLAGSTSEIFAKAYMTNADIAPVSSYDEAIDMLRNDVVKAVVADYPFTLVSALKYGHEGIVSLEEPLTIEPIGAALPQGDPLFLNLVQNYMNSLQLAGIFEELNQKWLENGMWLLQVE; encoded by the coding sequence ATGAAACAGATCAAATTGATTTTATCCGCGTTGCTCGTGATTCTCGTCATGGCTTCCAATGCACAGGCGCAAGCCACATTAAAGCAAATCATCAAAAAAGGCGAACTCCGCGTGGGCATAACCGGCAACCAGCCTCCATTTTCGATGAAATCAAAAAGCGGCAACTACATCGGGTATGAAATAGATCTAGCGACCATGCTTGCGCAGTCTCTCAACGTAGAGCTCAAGCTCGTCTTGATGGACTTCAACGATCTGATTCCTGCCTTGGAAGACGGAGAGGTTGACTTGGTCATGTCTGGGATGACTATCACCCCCGAGCGAAACATGCGTGTCGCTTTCGTAGGCCCATACATGGTCTCTGGAAAATCCATTTTGACCAAGTCCAAATTGCTATCTAAATCGGAATCTACCGAAGACATCAATATGAACCCCAAGATGCGCATCGCTGTACTCGCAGGCTCTACCAGCGAAATCTTCGCGAAAGCCTACATGACCAATGCAGACATCGCTCCTGTCAGCAGCTATGACGAAGCAATCGACATGCTACGCAACGACGTAGTGAAAGCCGTAGTAGCAGACTACCCGTTTACCTTGGTCTCTGCACTGAAGTATGGACACGAAGGCATCGTCTCCCTCGAAGAGCCACTGACCATCGAACCTATCGGTGCTGCTCTACCACAAGGCGACCCGTTGTTTCTAAACTTGGTACAGAACTACATGAACTCACTTCAACTTGCAGGCATCTTCGAAGAGCTCAACCAAAAATGGTTGGAGAACGGAATGTGGTTGCTACAAGTAGAATAA
- the hemB gene encoding porphobilinogen synthase, producing MLRRPRRNRKSPVIRGMIEETRLSTKDFMQPLFLLEGKNKKVEVDSMPGIYRLSLDHMKREIEECMNLGVKAFDVFPVVDAKYKDKEASQSYEPDFFYLKALEEIKNEFPEACIMTDVAMDPYSTDGHDGVVDEDGEILNDESLEILGSMALAQAETGIDIIGPSDMMDGRVEYIRDLLDDNGFEHTSIMAYTAKYASAFYGPFRDALDSAPKSGDKKTYQMDPANLREAMIEAELDEEEGADFLMVKPALAYLDVIKLLRDNFDLPIAAYNVSGEYSMLKAAAQKGWIDGDQAMMESLLSMKRAGAKIILTYFAKEAASLMNK from the coding sequence ATGCTAAGAAGACCCAGAAGAAACCGGAAATCTCCTGTCATCCGTGGAATGATAGAGGAAACTAGATTGTCAACCAAGGATTTTATGCAACCCTTGTTTTTGCTCGAGGGCAAAAATAAAAAGGTAGAAGTTGACTCTATGCCGGGTATATACCGATTGTCCTTGGATCACATGAAGCGTGAGATCGAAGAGTGCATGAATCTGGGAGTAAAAGCATTTGACGTGTTTCCTGTTGTAGACGCCAAGTACAAAGACAAGGAAGCTAGTCAGAGTTACGAGCCAGATTTTTTTTACCTCAAGGCACTCGAAGAAATCAAGAATGAGTTTCCGGAGGCTTGCATCATGACAGATGTGGCGATGGACCCGTATTCGACGGATGGTCACGATGGCGTGGTAGATGAAGACGGAGAGATCCTCAACGACGAGTCTTTGGAGATACTGGGGTCTATGGCTTTGGCGCAAGCCGAAACAGGTATTGACATCATTGGGCCCTCGGATATGATGGATGGACGTGTCGAATATATTCGAGATTTACTCGATGACAATGGCTTTGAGCATACGTCAATCATGGCCTATACGGCCAAGTATGCGAGTGCATTTTATGGTCCTTTCAGAGATGCATTGGATTCAGCACCCAAGTCTGGAGATAAAAAAACCTACCAAATGGACCCTGCAAATTTGCGTGAAGCGATGATCGAGGCGGAGTTGGACGAAGAGGAAGGGGCTGATTTTTTGATGGTCAAGCCTGCTTTGGCATATCTAGATGTGATCAAATTGCTTCGAGACAATTTTGATTTGCCGATCGCTGCATACAATGTGTCAGGAGAGTACTCTATGCTAAAGGCCGCTGCACAAAAGGGATGGATAGACGGAGATCAGGCGATGATGGAGTCGCTACTGAGCATGAAACGTGCAGGAGCCAAAATCATCTTGACTTACTTTGCCAAGGAGGCTGCTTCTCTGATGAACAAATAA
- a CDS encoding aspartyl protease family protein: MKKKLIILSLMLLLVLIARVPLHAQQMGFDLPEGTKKIRINFEVHNNLIVLPITINHFIHTKFILDTGVQYPIITEKTLADLLGLNYMRRIIVQGPGEQDSISALVATDVSLLLPNGVHSGDNQALLVLEEDYLNLRETMGVEIYGIIGYDLFSRFIIEINYDENYLVLHEPKRFKARKRYKKMDMTVYNTKPYVNIKVENKQGETSRLNLMIDTGASHSLLIDNPDDRSILPSTSVSSVIGRGIGGDIEGHLGRVSNVKVGKYDFDNAIVSFPIAGDYGASIKRGSRQGTMGSEFLSRFNVIFDYFSGTLYLKKSKHYAREFEYDMSGMTLMAHGTSFNKFRVNAVRHNSPAYHAGVKVGDIIESINGFDFQDLMLSGATTMLRHKEGKKITLRIIRGEEDFKTSFKLERYI; encoded by the coding sequence ATGAAAAAGAAGCTGATCATACTGTCGTTGATGCTATTGCTGGTCCTTATAGCCAGAGTTCCTCTCCATGCCCAACAAATGGGCTTTGACCTTCCTGAGGGCACAAAAAAAATCCGCATCAACTTCGAAGTGCACAACAACCTCATCGTGCTACCGATCACCATCAATCACTTCATTCACACCAAATTCATCCTGGACACGGGTGTACAGTACCCCATCATCACCGAAAAAACACTCGCAGACCTCCTCGGCCTCAACTACATGCGACGCATCATCGTCCAAGGACCAGGAGAACAAGACTCCATCTCCGCCCTCGTCGCTACGGATGTCAGCCTCCTACTCCCCAATGGTGTCCACTCTGGAGACAACCAAGCCCTGCTCGTCCTAGAGGAGGACTACCTCAACCTCCGAGAGACCATGGGGGTAGAAATATACGGAATCATCGGGTACGACCTGTTCAGTCGATTCATCATCGAAATCAACTACGATGAAAACTACCTCGTACTCCATGAGCCCAAAAGGTTCAAAGCGAGAAAAAGATACAAAAAAATGGACATGACCGTCTACAACACCAAACCCTACGTCAACATCAAGGTCGAAAACAAACAAGGAGAAACCAGTAGACTCAACCTAATGATCGATACAGGAGCCAGCCACTCTCTACTCATCGACAACCCTGACGATCGATCCATTCTCCCCAGCACCAGCGTATCCTCCGTCATCGGTCGTGGCATAGGTGGTGACATAGAAGGGCACCTCGGTAGGGTCAGCAATGTCAAGGTGGGCAAATATGATTTTGATAATGCAATAGTCAGCTTCCCAATAGCTGGGGACTATGGCGCATCCATCAAAAGAGGCAGTCGACAAGGAACCATGGGTAGCGAGTTTCTATCCCGCTTCAATGTCATCTTTGACTACTTCTCTGGCACACTATACCTCAAAAAAAGCAAACACTACGCTCGTGAATTTGAGTATGACATGAGTGGTATGACGCTGATGGCGCACGGGACGAGTTTCAATAAGTTTAGAGTCAACGCTGTTCGTCACAATTCTCCTGCCTACCATGCTGGCGTCAAAGTCGGTGACATTATCGAATCCATCAACGGGTTTGATTTTCAAGACCTCATGCTATCAGGTGCGACCACCATGCTCCGACATAAAGAGGGCAAGAAAATAACCCTCCGAATCATCCGTGGAGAAGAGGATTTCAAAACCTCCTTCAAGCTCGAACGCTACATTTGA
- a CDS encoding porin, with protein MKKTLLLPFFLVSLTLFGQDKKDYELKIGGAIRANYFVKSWVDQNKKTGGELAYDMVRFDVDANYKNVIASGQIRFYSQAYGGILIHHAYMGYQFDDYSQVLVGIHQVPFGIQTYASNNWFFNINYYVGLEDDYDMGLKYVYQKDKWGFAAAFYKNSEMPADNFSRYSYDITGTQNEVNQGNLKLTYTVANIEWGASMELGQLEEVATGDLGTHSAGALHVHGRFGRFDVKLQATYFHMSPKGPESNYVYMSAYGAEYEVASAARSYTIGFMYSLPLEWGPIASLDFYNDFGYIDKTEQGYSDSVMNVLGVGVNMGKMYSYVDWAMGKNHPWLGPDWTSALSVGDADAEWHTRFNINFGYYF; from the coding sequence ATGAAAAAAACGCTACTATTACCTTTTTTTCTTGTCTCACTCACGTTGTTTGGACAGGACAAGAAGGACTATGAACTGAAGATTGGTGGAGCGATTCGTGCCAATTATTTTGTCAAATCTTGGGTGGACCAGAACAAGAAGACCGGGGGAGAATTGGCTTACGATATGGTGCGCTTTGATGTGGATGCCAATTACAAAAATGTCATCGCATCGGGTCAAATTCGCTTTTACAGTCAGGCCTATGGAGGGATATTGATCCATCATGCTTACATGGGGTATCAGTTTGATGATTACTCTCAAGTATTGGTGGGGATACATCAGGTGCCATTTGGTATCCAAACCTATGCTTCCAACAACTGGTTCTTCAATATCAATTACTACGTCGGGCTAGAGGATGATTATGACATGGGGCTCAAGTATGTTTATCAAAAGGATAAGTGGGGCTTTGCAGCGGCGTTTTACAAGAACAGCGAGATGCCTGCAGACAATTTTTCACGTTATTCTTATGACATCACGGGGACGCAAAATGAAGTCAACCAAGGTAACCTCAAGCTAACCTACACAGTGGCCAATATCGAATGGGGTGCTTCCATGGAGTTGGGACAGCTCGAAGAAGTAGCCACAGGGGATCTAGGGACACATTCGGCAGGAGCACTGCATGTACACGGCCGTTTTGGGCGATTTGATGTCAAGTTGCAAGCCACCTATTTTCACATGTCGCCGAAAGGACCAGAGAGCAACTATGTTTATATGTCGGCCTATGGCGCGGAGTACGAGGTGGCCAGTGCGGCTAGATCCTATACGATAGGCTTCATGTATAGCTTGCCGTTGGAGTGGGGACCTATCGCATCCTTGGATTTTTACAATGATTTTGGCTATATAGACAAGACAGAGCAGGGTTATTCGGATTCCGTGATGAATGTGCTAGGCGTAGGTGTCAATATGGGCAAAATGTACAGTTATGTGGATTGGGCGATGGGCAAGAACCATCCATGGCTAGGTCCAGACTGGACGAGTGCATTGAGTGTAGGGGATGCCGATGCAGAGTGGCATACCCGGTTCAATATCAACTTTGGATATTATTTCTAG